A genomic region of Pelodiscus sinensis isolate JC-2024 chromosome 1, ASM4963464v1, whole genome shotgun sequence contains the following coding sequences:
- the NDP gene encoding norrin, with protein MGNQVLAASISMLSLLAIMGDTDSKTDSSFMIDSDPGRCMRHHYVDSISHPLYKCSSKMVLLARCEGHCSQTSRSEPMVSFSTVLKQPFRSTCHCCRPQTSKLKAMRLRCSGGMRLTATYRYILSCHCEECNS; from the exons ATGGGAAACCAGGTACTAGCAGCTTCAATTTCCATGCTCTCCCTTCTGGCAATAATGGGAGACACAGACAGTAAAACAGACAGTTCGTTTATGATTGATTCAGACCCAGGTCGCTGTATGAGGCATCATTATGTTGATTCCATCAGTCATCCACTGTACAAGTGTAGCTCTAAG ATGGTGCTGCTGGCTCGCTGCGAGGGACACTGCAGCCAGACATCACGCTCTGAGCCGATGGTCTCCTTCAGCACAGTTCTAAAACAACCATTCCGTTCTACCTGCCACTGTTGCCGGCCTCAGACCTCCAAGCTGAAAGCAATGAGGTTGCGCTGCTCAGGTGGCATGAGGCTCACTGCTACCTACCGCTACATCCTGTCTTGCCATTGTGAAGAGTGCAACTCCTAG